Proteins encoded by one window of Actinocorallia herbida:
- a CDS encoding NlpC/P60 family protein, whose amino-acid sequence MRRRLLALGAVGVFGALFFALLVVPTFFGATQFLFGGGGGNGNCVDTAQAADQPTEDAAAKGIPADYLALYKASGEKYGIPWNVLAGVGRVETIHGTLKGEGVLSGENYAGAGGPMQFLEATWKSFGVDGDGDGDKDRYDPRDAIPGAAAYLKHNKAPEKVRTALFMYNHSWDYVDLVLDWADTYAAGDFQVVQNAALPDCKDTADLPAYADSLIQTIIDFALAQRGKPYIWGGTGPDGYDCSGLIQMAYKEAGLTIPRVTFDQWPFGVRVKDGEEQPGDLVFFSSGPNNAPGRPGHVGMVIGENKMIVARCTKCSPAIGVFPYRVSTMVGFTRPLANDAVIAQIQALG is encoded by the coding sequence GTGAGGCGCAGGCTGCTGGCGCTCGGCGCGGTCGGTGTGTTCGGCGCCCTGTTCTTCGCGCTGCTGGTGGTGCCGACGTTCTTCGGCGCGACCCAGTTCCTGTTCGGCGGCGGAGGCGGCAACGGCAACTGCGTCGACACCGCCCAGGCCGCCGACCAGCCGACGGAGGACGCGGCCGCCAAGGGCATCCCGGCCGATTACCTCGCCCTCTACAAGGCGTCGGGCGAGAAGTACGGCATCCCGTGGAACGTCCTCGCGGGGGTGGGCCGGGTCGAGACGATCCACGGCACCCTCAAGGGCGAGGGCGTGCTGAGCGGGGAGAACTACGCGGGCGCGGGCGGCCCGATGCAGTTCCTCGAGGCCACCTGGAAGTCCTTCGGCGTCGACGGCGACGGCGACGGCGACAAGGACAGGTACGACCCGCGCGACGCGATCCCGGGCGCCGCGGCCTACCTCAAGCACAACAAGGCGCCGGAGAAGGTCCGCACCGCGCTGTTCATGTACAACCACAGCTGGGACTACGTCGACCTGGTCCTGGACTGGGCCGACACCTACGCCGCCGGCGACTTCCAGGTGGTGCAGAACGCCGCGCTGCCGGACTGCAAGGACACCGCGGACCTGCCCGCGTACGCCGACTCCCTCATCCAGACGATCATCGATTTCGCCCTGGCGCAGCGCGGCAAGCCCTACATCTGGGGCGGCACCGGCCCGGACGGCTACGACTGCTCGGGCCTGATCCAGATGGCCTACAAGGAGGCGGGCCTGACGATCCCGCGCGTCACGTTCGACCAGTGGCCGTTCGGCGTGCGGGTCAAGGACGGTGAGGAGCAGCCGGGCGACCTGGTCTTCTTCTCGTCGGGCCCGAACAACGCGCCCGGACGGCCGGGGCACGTCGGCATGGTGATCGGCGAGAACAAGATGATCGTCGCGCGCTGCACCAAGTGCAGTCCGGCGATCGGCGTGTTCCCCTACCGGGTCTCGACGATGGTGGGCTTCACCCGTCCGCTGGCCAACGACGCGGTCATCGCGCAGATCCAGGCGCTCGGCTAG
- a CDS encoding C40 family peptidase produces the protein MKGARFTLATAVLAGATTPLLLAPPAQAAPVVPAPRPAADTLQKRLDGLEDHVAQLDKELAADQKAVLAAQNIALAATTEADLRRAEHQDLADQVAAVPPPVNLLQAAFLRITGSPADELTARRDAAARVADDASDAEGAARARLQETVHRVAETRGERATTTARITTVKADLRDAYTYQGVTVWGGGTAAVATRHALDQLGDPYVWAAAGPDSFDCSGLVVWAYAQAGKPGLPHFTGALWDQGTKITKDRLRPGDLVFFNPSRSHVGIYIGEGKFVQAPSTGDVVKITPLADRSDFNGAVRV, from the coding sequence GTGAAGGGTGCCCGATTCACCTTGGCCACGGCCGTCCTGGCCGGCGCCACGACGCCCCTGCTGCTCGCACCACCGGCCCAGGCCGCCCCCGTCGTGCCGGCGCCGAGGCCCGCCGCCGACACGCTCCAGAAGCGCCTGGACGGCCTTGAGGACCACGTCGCGCAGCTCGACAAGGAGCTGGCCGCGGACCAGAAGGCCGTGCTCGCCGCCCAGAACATAGCGCTCGCCGCGACTACCGAAGCCGACCTCCGGCGCGCCGAGCACCAGGACCTCGCCGACCAGGTCGCGGCGGTTCCCCCACCCGTCAACCTGCTCCAGGCCGCCTTCCTCCGGATCACCGGATCGCCCGCCGACGAGCTGACGGCGCGCAGGGACGCGGCGGCCCGGGTCGCGGACGACGCCTCGGACGCAGAAGGCGCCGCCCGGGCACGGCTCCAGGAGACCGTCCACAGGGTCGCGGAGACCCGCGGCGAGCGCGCCACGACGACCGCGCGGATCACCACGGTCAAGGCCGATCTGCGCGACGCCTACACCTACCAGGGCGTCACCGTGTGGGGCGGCGGCACCGCCGCGGTCGCCACCCGCCACGCCCTCGACCAGCTCGGCGACCCCTACGTCTGGGCCGCCGCGGGACCCGATTCCTTCGACTGCTCAGGGCTCGTCGTCTGGGCGTACGCGCAGGCCGGGAAGCCCGGCCTGCCGCACTTCACCGGTGCGCTCTGGGACCAGGGCACGAAGATCACCAAGGACCGGCTCAGGCCCGGTGACCTCGTGTTCTTCAACCCGAGTCGAAGCCACGTCGGCATCTACATCGGCGAGGGCAAGTTCGTGCAGGCGCCCTCCACCGGAGATGTTGTCAAAATCACACCGCTGGCGGACCGCAGCGACTTCAACGGAGCCGTGCGGGTCTAG
- a CDS encoding type IV secretion system protein encodes MRLRRRGSTRRRSLWLLLCMALFLLATPAANAAPTPPWSTNVNDACAPAASPAPEAYGSGSDGLIKPPDYPNDKLQATAAEQLTYYDRYGTVGQTWYAIDMGCGDAMALMGNSVANTVFTLVRAIDRTTISVYQSAASESLLSWLKDTVDDVITGMGKTFNARYWTPVVILAAITLAWWGLVRKRTSKVAEGTIWMVAAMVGLMWLIARPGDFTTLGTTVSNATSTAFNAALPQSNAGTTCIPTPEGKPAVDQAELDATTRNANGLWVALVCKPWLMGEFGTTDPEAEIVKKHADKLLYAQAVDLPETYGEATPDFGEKADAYKEVAKDIKENYAGVYPVFQGKQWTSRLAVAFGALFAALVAGLLILVISVTLIIVKIAFLLLLVAGPIFLGIGIHPGIGRVIAVRWLELLLSMLLKQAALIGVLALLLWAYGLILGEGLPWGLQIMLLALVTGAAFIYRKPFQHLFAAVGYSAVSRNRSQEELEKSILTVRKNTLSVAQGAAAPGSALSRLVRREGGAPALSIGGEDGASTGGGGGGTLTKPRAGDGGTGRAPDTAPPLNLPTRRGGSVAASGGGPAAGGGAVAAGSGRGRGGTTGAKPPAAKPPAKPVAPRKLATAPKRPEPGTSRPVSWGERGEKARPAAPRQGDVPAPRAPGARPAPPAPAAPRDQAPPLWARRVADNEPPAPFWLKPSEPSDD; translated from the coding sequence ATGAGGCTCCGCCGTCGCGGAAGCACCCGCCGCAGGTCACTGTGGCTGCTGCTCTGCATGGCCCTGTTCCTGTTGGCCACACCCGCGGCGAACGCCGCTCCGACCCCGCCCTGGAGCACGAACGTCAATGACGCCTGCGCTCCAGCCGCGTCCCCCGCGCCCGAGGCCTACGGCTCCGGCAGCGACGGCCTGATCAAGCCGCCCGACTACCCGAACGACAAGCTCCAGGCGACCGCCGCCGAGCAGCTCACCTACTACGACCGCTACGGGACCGTCGGCCAGACCTGGTACGCGATCGACATGGGCTGCGGCGACGCGATGGCGCTCATGGGCAACTCCGTCGCGAACACCGTGTTCACCCTGGTCCGCGCGATCGACCGGACGACCATCAGCGTCTACCAGTCGGCGGCCTCGGAGTCGCTGCTGTCCTGGCTGAAGGACACCGTCGACGACGTCATCACCGGTATGGGCAAGACGTTCAACGCCCGCTACTGGACCCCGGTCGTCATCCTCGCGGCCATCACGCTCGCCTGGTGGGGCCTGGTGCGCAAGCGCACGTCCAAGGTCGCCGAGGGCACGATCTGGATGGTCGCGGCGATGGTCGGCCTGATGTGGCTGATCGCCCGCCCCGGCGACTTCACCACGCTCGGCACCACGGTCTCCAACGCCACGAGCACGGCCTTCAACGCGGCCCTCCCGCAGAGTAACGCGGGGACGACCTGCATCCCGACCCCCGAGGGCAAGCCCGCCGTCGACCAGGCCGAGCTCGACGCGACCACCCGCAACGCCAACGGCCTGTGGGTCGCGCTCGTGTGCAAGCCCTGGCTGATGGGCGAGTTCGGCACGACCGACCCCGAGGCCGAGATCGTCAAGAAGCACGCCGACAAGCTCCTGTACGCCCAGGCCGTCGACCTGCCGGAGACCTACGGGGAGGCGACGCCCGACTTCGGAGAGAAGGCCGACGCCTACAAGGAAGTCGCCAAGGACATCAAGGAGAACTACGCGGGCGTCTACCCGGTCTTCCAGGGCAAGCAGTGGACGTCGCGGCTCGCCGTCGCGTTCGGCGCGCTGTTCGCCGCGCTGGTGGCGGGACTGCTCATCCTGGTGATCTCGGTGACACTGATCATCGTGAAGATCGCGTTCCTGCTCCTGCTGGTGGCCGGGCCGATCTTCCTGGGGATCGGCATCCATCCGGGGATCGGCCGGGTGATCGCGGTCCGCTGGCTCGAACTGCTGCTGTCGATGCTGCTCAAACAGGCGGCGCTCATCGGCGTGCTCGCCCTGCTGCTGTGGGCGTACGGGCTGATCCTCGGCGAGGGCCTGCCCTGGGGCCTGCAGATCATGCTGCTCGCCCTGGTGACGGGTGCGGCGTTCATCTACCGCAAGCCGTTCCAGCATCTGTTCGCGGCGGTCGGGTACTCGGCGGTCTCCCGCAACAGGTCGCAGGAGGAGCTGGAGAAGTCGATCCTCACCGTCCGCAAGAACACGCTGTCCGTCGCGCAGGGCGCGGCGGCGCCGGGTTCCGCCCTGTCGCGCCTGGTGCGGCGGGAGGGCGGCGCGCCCGCGCTGTCGATCGGCGGCGAGGACGGCGCCTCCACCGGCGGCGGAGGCGGAGGCACGCTCACCAAGCCGCGTGCGGGCGACGGTGGCACAGGTCGTGCCCCCGACACCGCGCCCCCGCTCAACCTGCCGACCCGGCGCGGCGGCTCCGTCGCGGCGTCCGGTGGCGGCCCGGCCGCGGGCGGCGGTGCGGTCGCCGCGGGCTCGGGCCGGGGCCGCGGAGGTACGACGGGAGCCAAGCCGCCCGCGGCGAAGCCGCCCGCCAAGCCCGTCGCGCCGCGCAAGCTCGCGACCGCGCCGAAGCGGCCGGAGCCCGGCACCTCCCGGCCGGTCTCCTGGGGCGAGAGGGGCGAGAAGGCGCGTCCCGCGGCGCCCAGGCAGGGCGACGTGCCCGCGCCGCGCGCCCCGGGCGCTCGGCCCGCGCCGCCCGCTCCGGCGGCCCCGCGCGACCAGGCGCCCCCGCTGTGGGCGCGCCGGGTCGCCGACAACGAGCCGCCCGCGCCGTTCTGGCTGAAGCCCTCCGAGCCCTCCGACGACTGA
- a CDS encoding SEC-C domain-containing protein, with product MLSDDLFHPLDLDDALEEAAEVGGREAVVDLLLRALDDPRAKGDETVPEYLDELIDQLTSLRRYEEAIAAAYRLIEVDESARLEELGAIAHLHALNGDAETARDLLEQLRGQVEPLEGLMNTLVLAGDLGDRATAVRWLAEDLSRGVVEGWDPDLVLVLRGHFRRLGGSDAQLEAVVGAYLPQTGYEVPGKRLPTGPRYVHPGTDKLEIERGMRADLSARIFTPEGELIPWPPERNDACWCGSGAKYKKCCGRPAV from the coding sequence GTGCTGTCCGATGACCTTTTTCACCCGCTCGACCTGGACGACGCGCTCGAGGAGGCCGCCGAGGTCGGCGGCCGCGAGGCGGTCGTCGACCTGCTGCTGCGCGCCCTCGACGACCCGCGCGCCAAGGGCGACGAGACCGTGCCCGAGTACCTCGACGAGCTGATCGACCAGCTCACCTCGCTGAGACGGTACGAGGAGGCGATCGCGGCGGCCTACCGGCTGATCGAGGTCGACGAGTCGGCGCGGCTGGAGGAGCTCGGCGCGATCGCGCATCTGCACGCGCTGAACGGTGACGCCGAGACCGCGCGGGACCTCCTGGAGCAGTTGCGGGGCCAGGTCGAGCCGCTCGAGGGGCTGATGAACACCCTGGTGCTCGCGGGCGACCTCGGCGACCGGGCGACGGCGGTCCGCTGGCTGGCCGAGGACCTCAGCCGCGGCGTGGTGGAGGGCTGGGACCCGGATCTGGTGCTGGTGCTGCGCGGCCACTTCCGTCGGCTGGGCGGTTCCGACGCCCAGCTCGAGGCGGTCGTCGGCGCGTACCTGCCGCAGACCGGGTACGAGGTCCCGGGCAAGCGGCTGCCTACGGGCCCCCGCTACGTCCACCCGGGGACGGACAAGCTGGAGATCGAACGCGGGATGCGGGCCGACCTGTCCGCCCGCATCTTCACCCCGGAGGGGGAGCTGATCCCGTGGCCGCCGGAACGGAACGACGCGTGCTGGTGCGGGTCGGGCGCCAAGTACAAGAAGTGCTGCGGGCGTCCCGCCGTGTGA
- a CDS encoding (deoxy)nucleoside triphosphate pyrophosphohydrolase translates to MAERGAQVVVGAAIIEDGRLLAAQRAAPSSLAGGWELPGGKVDPGESDEAALIRECREELAVTVKLLDRIGGDWPIGEAGVLRVWTARLIAGRPAALEHSALRWLGAHELDDVAWLPGDLPVVDAVRPHLLPGPKKDRALDESG, encoded by the coding sequence TTGGCTGAGCGAGGCGCCCAGGTCGTGGTGGGTGCGGCGATCATCGAGGACGGGCGGCTGCTGGCGGCCCAGCGGGCCGCCCCGTCGTCCCTGGCCGGGGGCTGGGAGCTGCCCGGCGGGAAGGTCGACCCGGGCGAGTCCGACGAGGCGGCGCTGATCCGCGAGTGCCGCGAGGAGCTCGCGGTGACGGTCAAGCTGCTCGACCGGATCGGCGGGGACTGGCCGATAGGCGAGGCGGGCGTGCTGCGGGTGTGGACGGCCCGGCTGATCGCGGGCCGTCCGGCGGCGCTGGAGCACTCGGCGCTGCGCTGGCTGGGCGCGCACGAGCTGGACGACGTCGCCTGGTTGCCCGGCGATCTGCCGGTGGTCGACGCCGTCCGCCCGCACCTGCTGCCCGGCCCGAAAAAGGACCGCGCGCTCGACGAGTCGGGCTAG